A genomic stretch from Lathyrus oleraceus cultivar Zhongwan6 chromosome 2, CAAS_Psat_ZW6_1.0, whole genome shotgun sequence includes:
- the LOC127119647 gene encoding 14-3-3-like protein GF14 iota, with protein sequence MSAEKERETQVYMAKLSEQAERYEEMVECMKKVAKLDVELTVEERNLLSVGYKNVIGARRASWRIMSSIEQKEESKGNEHNVKLIKNYCQKVEEELSKICGDILTIIDQHLVPSSTSAEANVFYHKMKGDYFRYLAEFKTDQERKEAAEQSLKGYEAASATANTDLPSTHPIRLGLALNFSVFYYEIMNSPERACHLAKQAFDEAIAELDTLSEESYKDSTLIMQLLRDNLTLWTSDLPEDGGEDSIKADEVKPTEPEH encoded by the exons ATGTCCGCCGAGAAAGAGAGAGAGACCCAGGTTTACATGGCCAAGCTTTCTGAACAGGCTGAGAGATATGAAG AAATGGTTGAATGTATGAAGAAAGTTGCGAAACTTGATGTTGAACTAACTGTGGAAGAGAGGAACCTCCTCTCAGTTGGATATAAAAATGTCATTGGTGCACGAAGAGCCTCATGGCGTATTATGTCATCAATTGAGCAGAAGGAAGAGTCGAAGGGTAATGAACACAATGTTAAATTGATCAAGAACTACTGCCAGAAGGTCGAGGAGGAACTCTCAAAAATTTGCGGTGACATTCTGACTATTATAGATCAGCACTTGGTTCCTTCTTCCACCTCGGCAGAAGCTAATGTTTTCTATCATAAGAT GAAAGGTGATTATTTCCGGTATCTTGCTGAGTTCAAGACTGACCAAGAAAGGAAAGAGGCTGCTGAGCAGTCACTTAAAGGATATGAG GCTGCTTCAGCCACTGCAAACACTGATCTTCCATCAACACATCCAATCCGTCTTGGACTTGCACTCAACTTCTCTGTCTTTTATTATGAGATTATGAACTCTCCTGAAAG GGCTTGCCATTTGGCCAAACAAGCTTTTGATGAGGCGATTGCGGAGTTGGATACCTTGAGTGAAGAGTCATACAAGGACAGCACTTTGATCATGCAGTTGTTGAGAGACAACCTGACCCTCTGGACCTCTGATTTGCCCGAGGATGGAG GTGAGGACAGCATAAAAGCTGATGAAGTCAAACCTACTGAGCCTGAG CATTGA
- the LOC127119646 gene encoding putative fasciclin-like arabinogalactan protein 20 — MASITSTTTFTITLLTFSLLLSLSSSHPSSTILDAAEILSTSGFEAMALNLELASQTLLARRQSRSLTVFAPTNFAFNQIPQLPLSLLRYHLLPNAFSLHSLRSLPYGANIATLLPGHSLTVTTSNRRLSINNVTVNPTPLLADGYLVIFQTDTFFDPYFQVPRPSSGACFSARKSAERNRDGFGSKRLISDSLTFSFMEASSALRSRGFSNMASFLDMQFLGLKERPDQLTLFAPMDEAMASHMGNITEYSDIVRRHLVPCKIMWNHLVTLEEGTLIWTYQRGFTLNVTKTHASSDLFLLNNGVPVIFPDLYNSDWLVIHGIGDILLDTTSTEDTVQHAESSLSKFDHHHHKNHHHHNRVYNPAEHSHFSAFH, encoded by the coding sequence ATGGCTTCCATCACCTCCACCACCACCTTCACCATCACACTGTTAACATTCTCTCTCCTCCTCTCCCTCTCCTCCTCCCACCCTTCCTCCACCATTCTCGACGCCGCCGAAATCCTTTCTACCTCTGGTTTCGAAGCCATGGCACTCAACCTCGAACTCGCTTCTCAAACTCTCCTCGCTCGCCGCCAATCTCGCTCCTTAACCGTTTTTGCTCCGACTAACTTCGCCTTCAATCAGATCCCTCAGCTTCCTCTCTCTCTCCTCCGTTACCATCTCCTCCCTAACGCTTTCTCTCTCCATAGCCTCAGATCTCTCCCTTACGGCGCCAACATCGCCACTCTCCTCCCCGGTCACTCCCTCACCGTCACAACCTCAAACCGTAGACTCTCCATCAACAACGTTACCGTTAATCCAACGCCTTTACTCGCTGACGGTTATCTCGTTATTTTTCAAACGGATACTTTCTTCGATCCTTATTTCCAGGTTCCTCGTCCTTCCTCCGGCGCTTGTTTTTCCGCAAGAAAGAGTGCCGAAAGGAACAGAGACGGTTTTGGATCTAAGCGGTTAATCTCCGATTCGTTGACATTTTCTTTCATGGAAGCTAGCAGTGCTTTGAGATCGAGAGGCTTCTCTAATATGGCGTCGTTTCTCGATATGCAGTTTCTAGGTCTTAAAGAACGTCCTGATCAGTTAACACTGTTTGCGCCGATGGATGAAGCTATGGCGAGCCACATGGGAAACATAACAGAGTATTCCGATATTGTTCGCCGTCATCTCGTGCCTTGTAAGATCATGTGGAACCATTTGGTTACGTTGGAGGAAGGAACGTTGATCTGGACTTATCAGAGAGGATTCACATTGAATGTTACTAAAACTCATGCTAGTAGTGACTTGTTTTTGCTTAATAATGGAGTTCCGGTGATTTTCCCTGATTTGTATAACAGTGATTGGCTTGTTATTCATGGAATCGGAGATATTCTTTTGGATACCACGAGTACAGAAGATACGGTTCAGCATGCAGAATCGTCTTTGTCTAAGTTTGatcatcatcatcacaaaaatcatcatcatcacaaTCGTGTGTACAATCCTGCAGAACATTCCCACTTCTCTGCATTTCATTAG